In Kitasatospora gansuensis, a genomic segment contains:
- a CDS encoding YjbQ family protein — MADTSFHSHTIDLTTGSGEVALDITQHCTAFLENVAPGRDGLLNVFVPHATAGIAVIEVGAGSDDDLLATLRELLPADGRWRHRHGSPGHGRDHVLPGLVAPHATLPVIGGQLALGVWQSVVLVDTNGDNPRRTVRLSFLG, encoded by the coding sequence ATGGCGGACACCTCCTTCCACTCCCACACCATCGACCTCACCACCGGCAGCGGTGAGGTGGCCCTGGACATCACCCAGCACTGCACGGCCTTCCTGGAGAACGTGGCCCCCGGCCGGGACGGACTGCTGAACGTCTTCGTCCCGCACGCCACCGCCGGGATCGCGGTGATCGAGGTCGGTGCGGGCAGTGACGACGACCTGCTGGCCACCCTGCGCGAGCTGCTCCCGGCCGACGGCCGCTGGCGCCACCGGCACGGCAGTCCGGGCCACGGCCGCGACCACGTGCTCCCCGGGCTGGTCGCCCCGCACGCCACGCTGCCGGTGATCGGCGGCCAACTGGCCCTCGGGGTCTGGCAGTCCGTGGTCCTGGTGGACACCAACGGCGACAACCCCCGGCGCACCGTCCGGCTGTCCTTCCTGGGCTGA
- a CDS encoding bifunctional glycosyltransferase/CDP-glycerol:glycerophosphate glycerophosphotransferase yields the protein MSPLLSIVLPVHGVERYLPRCLDSLAGPPDGSVELIAVDDLSPDGCGAILDEQATRDPRLRVLHLTENQGLGGAREVGLAQATGTYVWFVDSDDWLPEGTLDALLAELRAEQATEPPVDVLLTDFTHIYPDGSTEPNPWRHLLRDSPLVAGCTAADHPALFQSVMSVWNKVFRRQFLLDLDVAFGRGYYEDISVTYPALLTGRLRYLDRSCYNYRRGRPGAITATASPKHADAFAQYDAIFRVLDRPSADPGPALRRLVFDRTVRQALTVYDTPGLVPADLRADFFARIADHFARHRPADYTFPGGLRGVQYRLVARGARIAYGELRRGGQLPRALKRQAGAVAPALRKGVRSGARFTAYNTFRRLPLDEHLAVYAAYWYRGFACNPAAIYRKALELAPQVRGVWVVETKAQAATLPAGVPYVLVNTPAYLRLMATAKYFVNNVNFPHTMAKRPGTVHVQTQHGTPVKAMGMDLKDHPAAADGMDFDRLLEAVGRWDYLVSPNPHTSEHFTRAFPGRYELLETGYPRNDRLALATPAEVADVRSRLGLPAGRRTVLYAPTHREGQGGYDPLLDLRELAEKLGPGYTLLVRAHYFHSGGAGELTAGPHAAEVVDVSAHPVVEDLYLAADVLVTDYSSMMFDYAVLDRPVVVYAPDWEQYRRVRGVYFDLLAFPPGAVATEPGALVEALLAGDPAPDARAAFRERFCPWDDGGAAERVVRRIFPTE from the coding sequence GTGAGCCCCCTCCTCAGCATCGTGCTGCCGGTCCACGGCGTTGAGCGTTACCTGCCGCGCTGCCTCGACTCGCTGGCCGGACCGCCCGACGGCAGCGTCGAGCTGATCGCGGTGGACGACCTCTCCCCCGACGGCTGCGGCGCGATCCTCGACGAGCAGGCCACCCGCGACCCGCGCCTGCGGGTGCTGCACCTGACGGAGAACCAGGGCCTCGGCGGCGCCCGCGAGGTCGGCCTGGCCCAGGCCACCGGCACGTACGTCTGGTTCGTCGACAGCGACGACTGGCTGCCCGAGGGCACCCTCGACGCCCTGCTGGCCGAGCTCCGCGCCGAGCAGGCCACCGAGCCGCCGGTGGACGTGCTGCTCACCGACTTCACCCACATCTACCCCGACGGCAGCACCGAGCCCAACCCCTGGCGGCACCTGCTGCGCGACTCCCCGCTGGTGGCCGGCTGCACCGCCGCCGACCACCCGGCGCTGTTCCAGAGCGTGATGTCGGTGTGGAACAAGGTCTTCCGCCGGCAGTTCCTGCTCGACCTCGACGTGGCCTTCGGCCGCGGCTACTACGAGGACATCTCGGTCACCTACCCCGCCCTGCTCACCGGGCGGCTGCGCTACCTCGACCGCTCCTGCTACAACTACCGCCGCGGGCGCCCCGGCGCGATCACCGCCACCGCCTCGCCCAAGCACGCGGACGCCTTCGCCCAGTACGACGCCATCTTCCGGGTGCTCGACCGCCCCTCGGCCGACCCGGGCCCGGCCCTGCGCCGCCTGGTCTTCGACCGGACGGTCCGTCAGGCGCTCACCGTGTACGACACCCCCGGCCTGGTGCCGGCCGACCTGCGGGCGGACTTCTTCGCCCGGATCGCCGACCACTTCGCCCGGCACCGCCCCGCCGACTACACCTTCCCCGGCGGCCTGCGCGGCGTCCAGTACCGGCTGGTCGCCCGGGGCGCCCGGATCGCGTACGGCGAGCTGCGCCGGGGCGGGCAGCTGCCGCGCGCGCTCAAGCGCCAGGCCGGGGCGGTCGCACCGGCGCTGCGCAAGGGCGTCCGCAGCGGGGCCCGGTTCACCGCGTACAACACCTTCCGGCGGCTACCGCTGGACGAGCACCTCGCGGTCTACGCGGCGTACTGGTACCGCGGCTTCGCCTGCAACCCGGCGGCGATCTACCGGAAGGCGCTCGAGCTGGCGCCCCAGGTGCGCGGGGTCTGGGTGGTGGAGACCAAGGCGCAGGCCGCCACGCTGCCCGCCGGGGTGCCGTACGTGCTGGTGAACACCCCGGCCTATCTGCGGCTGATGGCCACCGCCAAATATTTCGTCAACAATGTCAACTTCCCGCACACCATGGCCAAGCGGCCCGGCACCGTGCACGTGCAGACCCAGCACGGCACCCCGGTGAAGGCGATGGGCATGGACCTGAAGGACCATCCGGCCGCCGCCGACGGCATGGACTTCGACCGGCTGCTCGAGGCGGTCGGCCGCTGGGACTACCTGGTCTCCCCCAATCCGCACACCAGCGAGCACTTCACCCGGGCCTTCCCCGGCCGCTACGAGCTGCTGGAGACCGGCTACCCACGCAACGACCGGCTCGCCCTGGCCACCCCCGCCGAGGTGGCCGACGTCCGGTCCCGGCTCGGGCTGCCGGCCGGGCGGCGCACGGTGCTCTACGCGCCGACCCACCGGGAGGGGCAGGGCGGCTACGACCCGCTGCTCGACCTGCGCGAACTGGCCGAGAAGCTCGGCCCCGGCTACACGCTGCTGGTCCGCGCCCACTACTTCCACAGCGGCGGGGCGGGCGAACTGACGGCGGGTCCGCATGCGGCGGAGGTGGTCGACGTCTCCGCCCACCCCGTGGTCGAGGACCTCTACCTGGCGGCGGACGTGCTGGTCACGGACTACTCCTCGATGATGTTCGACTACGCGGTGCTGGACCGGCCGGTCGTCGTCTACGCCCCCGACTGGGAGCAGTACCGCCGGGTCCGCGGCGTCTACTTCGACCTGCTCGCCTTCCCGCCCGGCGCGGTCGCCACCGAACCCGGCGCACTCGTCGAGGCGCTGCTCGCCGGCGACCCGGCGCCGGACGCGCGGGCCGCCTTCCGGGAGCGGTTCTGCCCCTGGGACGACGGTGGGGCCGCGGAGCGCGTGGTCCGGCGGATCTTCCCGACGGAGTAG
- a CDS encoding lysophospholipid acyltransferase family protein, with translation MINLITKLVLKPVAKAIYRPVIEGLENVPRDGGVILASNHLSFIDSVVIPLTAPRRVFFLAKAEYFTGTGLKGALSRALFQALNAVPVERGEIKAAQAALDSALEILREGKAFGIYPEGTRSLDGRLYRGKTGVAWLALTAGVPVVPVALEGPADILPVGKRIPRLRKVTVRFGEPLHFDELHGQARSARARREVTDQVMAAIHELSGQELAEVYNERPMAA, from the coding sequence ATGATCAACCTCATCACCAAGCTCGTGCTCAAGCCCGTGGCGAAGGCGATCTACCGCCCCGTCATCGAGGGGCTGGAGAACGTGCCGCGTGATGGCGGAGTGATCCTGGCGAGCAATCACCTGTCGTTCATCGACAGCGTGGTGATCCCGCTGACCGCGCCGCGCCGGGTGTTCTTCCTCGCCAAGGCCGAGTACTTCACCGGCACCGGCCTCAAGGGTGCGCTGTCCAGGGCGCTCTTCCAGGCGCTCAACGCCGTCCCGGTGGAGCGCGGCGAGATCAAGGCCGCCCAGGCGGCGCTGGACTCGGCGCTGGAGATCCTGCGCGAGGGCAAGGCGTTCGGCATCTACCCGGAGGGCACCCGTTCGCTGGACGGGCGGCTGTACCGGGGCAAGACCGGGGTGGCCTGGCTGGCGCTGACCGCCGGGGTGCCGGTGGTGCCGGTGGCGCTGGAGGGGCCGGCGGACATCCTGCCGGTCGGCAAGCGGATCCCCCGGCTGCGCAAGGTGACCGTCCGGTTCGGCGAGCCGCTGCACTTCGACGAGCTGCACGGCCAGGCCCGTTCGGCCCGGGCCCGGCGCGAGGTCACCGACCAGGTGATGGCGGCGATCCACGAGCTCTCCGGCCAGGAGCTGGCCGAGGTCTACAACGAGCGCCCGATGGCGGCCTGA